The nucleotide window CATCAGTTTTTCACCGGTCAGCAGGGCGGCAGCCTCCTCCTTGGAGAACATTACAGGGGGAAGATGGTACCCATCTACAATATAATAACCGGTGCCGGCCTCTGCGCCAATAGGCACACCGGCTTCCTGCAATGCTTTCACATCGCGGTAAACCGTTCGGAGGCTGATATTAAAGCGTTCGGATATCTCCGCTGCTTTTACAATCTTTTTGCCTTGCAACTGGATCAGGATGGCGGTAAGTCTGTCGATGCGGTTCATGGAATAGCCTGGTTAAGACCGCTAATTTCGGTCGCCTAAAATTATTTTTCATTTTTTTTTATCCTCCATTAAACTTTGAGAAGATTCAACTGTCTTTAATATGTAACAAATCTCCGAAAACAATTAAGTGGTTGATAATGAGTGTGAGATAGAATTTTTGGAGATCAACAAACACGATGCTACAGTACAGAATATAGGTTAAATGGTAAGCCCCTGTAATTTCTTACGGGGGCCTTTTTTTTCCCGTTCATCAGGAGCATCAGTAAAATCACATAAATCAGGGGTCTAATAGCTCATATCTGTCAACTTCACCTTACCTCTGAAAGTCCAGAAAACAAAAATACTGTAACCAATTACCAGCGGAGTACCGATGGCAGCTATCAGCAACATTATTTTCAATGATTTTGTGGAAGAGGCAGCATCATAGATGCTGATACTATTAGCGGGGTCTGTGGTAGAGAGCACAATATTGGGATACAGTCCCACCGCAAAGAGGATCAGCAGACAAGAAGTAATAATACAGGAGTAGAAAAAGGCGGTGAAATATTTCCTGGAATCAATATTCCGTTTGATGTTGAGCAGGGTAAACACCGCTACCATCGGGAGAATAAACAGCTGCGGATGGTCCTTGAACTGATGCGTCATATGTGGAATATAAATCAGTGTAGCCATCGAGGTTAATATGAAACAGAGAATGAAAAACTTACTGCAGTTATTCACCAGGACTGTGAGCTTGGCATAGAGCCGGTTTTCGGTTTTCATCACGAGGTAAATGGCACCGTGTAACATAAACAGCGACAAGGTGGTGAAAGCGATGAGAATAGCGTAGGGATTGAAGAATGTCAGCAGGTTGCCGGTAAATTCATGCTGACTATTGAGCGGCAGCCCATGAATAAGGTTACCCAATACCAGCCCCAGCAACAACGTGATGGCAGTACTGGAAACAGTATAAGAGATATCCCACATTTTACGCCACCAGGTCCAGGGTTCCTTGCTCCGGAATTCTATAGAGATAGCTCTGAAAATCAGCGCCACCAGAAACAACATAAAAGGGACGTAAAAGGTCGAAAGGATCACTCCGTAAACGAGCGGAAAGCCGGCAAACAACGCTCCCCCGGCGATGACCAGCCATACTTCGTTGCCATCCCATACCGGCCCGATTGCATTCAGCACCAGACGGCGGCTTTCTTCCTTGTTAAAGAACAGGTGTAAAGATCCGGCACCGAGGTCAAAACCATCCAGTACACCATAACCGGTGATCAGTCCGCCGATCACTAAAAACCACCAGGTGGGAAGGTCCAGTCCGAGTATTGTTTCCATACAACAGTATTTTAAGCAGGGAGATTTTCGAGATTATTGGGATAGTACTGGTCGTGGTCATCATCACGTTTGCTACCGCTGATATCCGGCCCATGCTGTATTTTACGGTTCAACAGGTAGAGGAACAACGCAAACAGCAACACATATACTAATGTAAAGAGGATAAGGGAGAACATAACCTGATCGGCAGTGACCTTTCTGGAAAGAGCATCGGAGGTGCGTAACAGTTTATATACTACCCAGGGCTGGCGGCCTACTTCAGCAGCATACCATCCCATCTGATTAGCAATTTGCGGAAGTAATACAGCCCATGTGAAGATGATCATCAGCCATCGTTGTTCAAACAGTTTCTTTTTCCAGAGTAATAACAGTGCCAGCAACGTAAGCCCTATCAGTGTTACGCCGATAGAGATCATGATGTGATAGGTCTGGAATACGAAGTTGACAGCGCCGGGCCTGTCCTGTGGCGGAGTAGCCCGCAATCCTTCCACCGGGGCGCTAAAGCTGCCATGGGTCAGGAAAGAAAGACCGCCCGGAATTTTGATACCAGTAGTGGTTTCGGTTTTATTATTGACCCAGCCGACGATATACATATCTGCTACGGAAAGGCTGTCGTAGTGCCCTTCCATGGCGGCCAGTTTGGCTGGCTGATATTTACTGACATAATGTGCAGAGCGATGGCCGGTGAAAAGCTGCATCAGCGCGGCTATCACCGCTACAGATAAGCCCACTTTGAACATAGCCTGTGCATGTGCTTCAAAACGTTTTTTTAGGATATACCAGGCGGCAACGCTCATCACCAGGAAAGATCCCGCCAGAAAGGAGCCGATGATCACATGGGCATAACGGTCTATGCTGGAAGGATTATACACCATCTCCCAGAAATCAGTCACTACAGCGCGCGCACCGAGCGCATGTCCTTCTATGCGGTAACCGGCAGGGGTTTGTTGCCAGGAGTTGGCAATCACGATCCATAATGCAGACAAGGCTGAGCCTATCGCTACCATGATAGTGGAAAAATAATGTACAGCTTTATGCACGCGGTCCCATCCAAACAACAGCACTCCCAGGAAGGCGGACTCCATCGCAAAAGCAAAAATCCCTTCCGCTGCCAGCGCGCTTCCGAAGATATCCCCTACATAATGTGAATAGGTAGCCCAGTTGGTGCCAAACTCAAATTCCATGACAATACCAGTGGCCACACCTATGCCAAATATCAGGGCGAATATCTTAATCCAGAATTTGGTGATTTCCTTATACAATAACTTCCCCGTTTTCAGGTAAAGACCTTCCATTATCACCAAACACAAGCCCAGTCCGATACTCAGCGGAGGATAGATGTAATGGAATGCTATTGTAAAAGCAAATTGTATTCTGGATAGTATTTCAACGGAAGGCATAATCTTTAATTATTGATACAAAGTTAGGAGCTCCTCCAATCTGACAACCTGATAAATATCATGAAGTGATGATTCTTTTGATGCTCCTGATGAGCGGAGACATAAGCGAAGATTTAGCCATGCTTATATGAAGATAAAATAATTAATTTGTATGAAAAGAGAAAGCCCCCATTGATATTTTTAAATCAATGGGGGCTTTCTCTTTTATCTTCGCTTAAGTCTTCGCTCATCAGGAGCATCAAAACTATCAGAATTAATCAGCGGTTGCGGTTGTGATTGCGAAGTCTTTCTTCTTCTCTCTATATTCCTCCATGGTGAAGTTGTACACTACAGAGTCGCGTTTGTTTTTATTGGCAACAAAGTGACAGGCGTGAATATAAGGTTCAGCGATGTTGAGTTTGTCGAGTGGTGTTACTACCAGCAGCTGCAGGTTGAGCTGGCCGCAGTATTCCATGAGGTAATGGCTTTTTTCCGGGTCCAGTTTACTGAAGGCTTCGTCTACTGTGATGAAGCGCAGGCTGCGGTGCTGGCGGTTGGCTTCATTGATACCAAACTGGTACGCGATGGCAGCACCCAGGATGGTGTAGGTGAACTGGGCCTTTTCTCCACCGGAGAGGCTGGCCGTGTCTTCGTAGTATTTGAAGGCCTTATTGTCTGCGATGTAGTACTCTTTGGCACCGAAGTCGAGCCAGTTACGGACGTCTGTTACTTTACGGCGCCATGCCTCATTTTGCTGTAATTCGGTGATGAGTACTTTGATGTTTTCGAAGAGTTGTTCGCCGTATACCTGATCTTTTTCGAGATGGTATTTAAAGGAGTCCGGCACGGCATTGCTCAGTTTTTCCTTGAAGTTTCTGATCTCTACGTCTTTCACATGACGGCATTCCAGCTGGAGATAAGTATCCGGATTTTTGTTGAAGGTGATGTTACGGAGTGGTTCGTTGAGATCGTCCATCACTTCACGGATGAGGTCTTCCTGGCCGTATATCCATGCACGGTAGTTGGTGATGGCGTTGAGCATACTGGTGTCCATGTATTTACGGAAACGTTCTTTATGCTCTATGAGGCGCTGGTACTTGATGTTTTCGTACAGCGATGTAAATTCTTCGAGGTATTTCACATGCGGCTGCAGGTCGCTGACATCACCGAGCCATTCGGGATAGGCGTCGTGGATGGCTTTTGAAGGCATCACGAAAGCAGACAGCTGCCGGGTGATTTCGGCTTCTTTTTCTGCGGCCTGGCGCATGGCATCGTGCAGGGTAGCTTTCAGGTTGTCATCGGCCCGTTTGCGGTAGGCTGCCAGTTCTGCGGTGGTTTCGGCCGGTTCGGTGAGTGACAGGTCCGACAGGTATTCCAGCACATATTGCAGGGATATGTCGTCGAGCTTGTTTACTTTGAGCTGATTGAAGTGACGCAGTTTTTCTGCGGCTTTATCATCGATGCGGCCTTTTTCCTGCAGGGCTCTTTCCTTTTCTTTCTCTTTTTCCTGGATGTGGGCGATGGATTCATCGAGTTGATCACATATTACCTGGTATTTGTCGCTGGTTTTGAGCAGCTGTGCTTTTTCGCGGGTAAAGGATTCGATGACGCCGGCATGTGTTTGCCAGTTGATTTCGCTGTAGTTGCGGAGCGACAGGAAGGCATTCATCAGCGTATTGGCGGTAGAGATGGCCTTACGGCTATCTTCCAGCTGTGAGATGCTGTGCTGTAATGATTCGATGTTGCTGTTGCACTCATCCTGTTCTGCTTTCAGGAGCCGCAGTTTGTTTTTGTTGTTCCAACCCAGTACATAACTGTTTTGCTGGGAACGGTTAGGGCGGTCATCTTTTTCGTGGCGTGTAGCCTGTCGCGTTAGTCCGTTGGAAGTAACGGCTTTGCGCGATTTGTTGAAGACGGCCATATCATCTGTGCAGGTGTAATCAAACTGGTCCAGCAGCTGGTTTTCCAGCCATTCCTTGAAGATGGTGCCGGGTTTGATTTCTATTTTCTGCAGGAGGCTTGTTTTTTCTGTGGGCATCCTCAGCATGGTATAACTCTCGTCTTCCACCTTATGATAAACCAGGCGGGTTTGCAGGTTATTGGAGTTGATATACCGGTTGATGTCCATGATATACTCTTCAGGAACGAGGAGACGCAAACCGAAGTTGTGCAACACTTTCTCGATGGCGTTTTCCCAGTGGCTTTCACTGTCTTTTACCCTGATCAGTTCACCGGCAAAAGGCAGGTCATCTTCCTGTACATCGAGCATATCAGCCAGCTGCTGGCGGATACGGACGAGTTCATAAGGAATGTTGCTTTTACGGTTGAGGAAGGAGTCGATTTCTTCTTCCAGCCGGGTAGCCTGTGTTCTTTCGGCGGTGAGGCTGCTTTTGTAGTGAAACATTTCCTCCTGGAGGGTTTCCAGCTGTTTGTCGTGGGCACCTTTGAGTACCTCGGCACCGTAGATATTTTCATGGAACTGCTGTTCGTCCGGATTGGGGGCGAGTTCCAGCTTGTCGGCCAGCATGTTGTACTCTTCCATCTTGTTACGTTTGGCTTCGAGGGCCTTTTGTTCGTAGTGGATGGATTTTTCGATGGAACGTAGTTGTTCGTCCACGCTGTTGTTGGCCTTCTGGGCTATAAGCTCATCTTTGCGGAGGTTGAGCGTTTGCAGGTGTTCGTTGATGCCGGTGAGGATGCTCGCGGTTTTCGTTTGTACTTTCTGCAGTTGTTCCAGCTCATTTTCCAGGATATCTTTTTCCTGTTTGTTGAACCAGGCAGGCAGCAGGTCCTGGAGCATCTGCAGCTCGCGGTTTCTGTCCTGTAGCTCCTGCCAGGCGGTTTTATTGGAGATGATGGGCTCCAGCATTTTCAGCTGGGTTTCATCTTTCTGGATGGCGCGGTGGCTGGACAGCAGGCTGTCGTAGTTTTCGCGCAGTTTGAGGAATTCGCCTTCCGCATCTGTTTCTTCCAGCATCTGGCTACGGATGAAGGTGTTGAGGTCTCCCAGTACTTTGATACCGACGGTCTGGTTAAAAAGTGAAAGGGCTTTTTCACTTCTGAGGCCAAAGATGTTACTGAAGAGAGAGGCGTATTCCTTGAAGCTGTCGGTGATTTCCGTTTTCGGATATTCGAGGCGGAGCTTCTTTTTCCAGTCTCCTTTCATATCAAACCTGCCACTGCCGAAGTGGTCGTTGATATTGAGTTTATGAGGAGATACGATGAATTGTCTTTTTAATTCTCCCGAATACCATCTTACCTGCGCCAGGGTGATCTGGTGCATGGTGGCAGCATTATAGAAATAGGCCAGCAGCACGGAATACGGGTTGCTGTCTTTATTACGGAGCTGCTCTGTTTTGGACTGCAGGGAGTCTTCGGAAAATGTTTTCCCGTAATATCCCCAGAAGTAGGATTCTTCTCCACGGTCTTTACGTTGGTCGGTACCGGAAGACTGGTTATAGAAACGTTTACCGGCTGGCACGAGGAGTGTCAGCAGGGCGTCGATGAGCGTTGTTTTACCGCTACCGTTGGCACCGGTGAGCAGAGAAGTCTGGCCATTGGTGTTGAGACGGTATATTTTATTATGAAACGTGCCCCAGTTGTATATTTCAAGATACTGCAACCGGAAACCGCTTTCTTTGGAATCACTGTTGAACAGGGTTGACATGCAATTTTAATTTTGATTTTATTTCTTCCAGTTTTTCGTTGTTGACCAAAGCTTTGATCACTCTTTTCACTTCATACTGATGCAGTTCCTTATTGGCTGCATCTTCCCGGGTAGCCTTCAGGATGCCTATGTTGAGCAGGCTGATGATAGGCTTGTTGAGATCTTTCAGCAGTTTGGATTTATTGTTACGTTCCTTGAAGAATAAGGTGAGTCTTTCCTTGATTTCTTTTTGTGTCATGAACAACCGGGTGCCATTGCCCTGGATATCAAATTCATCGAGGGCTTCACGCAGCACGATGCAGAGCAGGGTGGCTTCGTAGGTGAGCCTGGTTTTGCGCATGAGTCGTGGCAGCGGTTTATCGCCGGAGCTGTCGTCTGCTTCCGGTTGCAGGATGCGGGCGAAACCATCGCTTTCGTTGATGATGAGTTGGAGTCCTACCTGGTTGAGATATTTGCTGAGCTCTGTCTGCCAGCCCAGGAGGTCTTTCCAGTAAGCTTTGTCTTCTTCATACACAGGCCCCTGCATAAGTTTGAGGAACACGTGTGCAAAGGGAGAAATATTGTTATTGGCCATACTTCGTTTTAGTTTTGTGAGTTAGTAAACAGTACCATCGGCATGTTAATGATACGTTCGCCCAGAGATACCGGATCAGGCGTTTCCAGTATAATGTGGCTGGATGACTGGCTGGCGATGGAGAAATAGGTGATGAGCTCTGTGAGTCCTTTTTCTGCGCCATAGATATCTACCAGTTCCTTCAAACTAACCTGTTTTTTGTTTTGCAGTTGGGTATTGATACGATCTTCCAGTAAGGTACGATCGATATTGAAATGATTGAACAGTGCATCGAGATCGGATGCAGAGAAGTCGTCGCCACCAAGTCCGTCGGGGAACTCCACGTCGGGGTGAGTTTTTTTGTCTTCGGCCATCTCCCAGCGGTCCAGCATATCTATTTCCGGATCGCTTTCTATTTCGATATAAAACTCTTCTCCGGGAATATTGTCGAGTGTCTGGAAAGCCAGTTGCCGTATATCGTTGATCAGCTCCATGGCTTTGCGGTGGTCGGTGAGATTTTTTTCACTGAGCACACGGCTGAGCTTATCGCTGAGTTTTTTGTTGGCGTCGATTACTTTTTTGCCGGAGGCATGGAGAAACTGTTTGAGTTTTTTAAGGAAGCGGTCGTTTTTGTATTCGATGTTCCGGTCTTCCAGGAGCGCATAGAGCTGTTCTATGAGCGTCCTCATTTCCTCCTGTTTGTTTTCATCCATGAGGAACTGCCAGAAGGAGTAGAAACTTTTGCCCTGGTCTTTCTGGCGGAGTGCTTCAAAAGAATCGAGGGTATAGGCCAGGAGGGTGCCTTTGGCGATATCCCGTTCGCTTTGTTTGCGGTAAATTTCCTGGGTGATCTGTTCGAAGTTCTGTTCTACTTCCTTAAAATCGCTCAGGAGTTCGCGGGACATGCGGTTTACGTCGTAACATCTTTCTTTGATCTGCGTATCGTCGAACACCTGTACCCTGCCACTGAGGGTGATGCTTTTTATTTCCTGCTCTATCTCGAACTTTTTTCTTTCCAGCTCCTGGATACGCTGTTTAGGGTCTTTGTTACTCTGGTCTACCAGTTCCTTCAGTTTGGAGAAGATGTCTTTAAAGCGGCTTTCTGTGCCTACAAATTCTCTTTTCTGAAGGGTAGACACCCAGTGCATCACTTTTTCCATGTCGCTGCTCAGCTCATGGATATCATTGCCATCGTCGTCGGGGTACTTCCGGAGGAAGCCCTTGTTACTCCATTGTTCTATGTATTTCCGGGCCCTTTCGTCTTCGTTGTCGAGCAGGCCGGTAGCGTCTATTTCATCATCTGTGGCCCGGTAGCCGGTGATCACCAGGTAGTCCGACAGACGGGTTACCAGTTCCACATTGGGAACGGTAGTATGGTTTTTCTCCTTGAATGTTTGGTGAAAAAATGACAACATCATTGGCGCGCTACGTGCCCGGAGTATCTTTAGTGTGACTGACTGGGCATATAGATTACATAATTGATCATAAGTCATGCGGTAAAAATAAGGAATTACGGATTATGAATGGCAAATCCGGGGCGGGGTTTACATAATATAAAGCCCGTCTGCCTTTGTTTTTACCGGCTGGGGTATGGGTTCGTCGCCCATCAGCTCTATGAGATTGATTTCTATGGTGCGGGAGATGCTGTCCAGCGGGGTTCCCAGCGGGTGGTAGTCGAAAGGGTTCATGAGGGAGATGCCGTTCAAATGGGTGACATGGAACACGAACCCGAATACCCAGCCGAAGAGGATGGACCAGGCGCCAATGGCTTCTGTCATCATCAGGGTGTTCATGAT belongs to Chitinophaga sp. HK235 and includes:
- the cydB gene encoding cytochrome d ubiquinol oxidase subunit II yields the protein METILGLDLPTWWFLVIGGLITGYGVLDGFDLGAGSLHLFFNKEESRRLVLNAIGPVWDGNEVWLVIAGGALFAGFPLVYGVILSTFYVPFMLFLVALIFRAISIEFRSKEPWTWWRKMWDISYTVSSTAITLLLGLVLGNLIHGLPLNSQHEFTGNLLTFFNPYAILIAFTTLSLFMLHGAIYLVMKTENRLYAKLTVLVNNCSKFFILCFILTSMATLIYIPHMTHQFKDHPQLFILPMVAVFTLLNIKRNIDSRKYFTAFFYSCIITSCLLILFAVGLYPNIVLSTTDPANSISIYDAASSTKSLKIMLLIAAIGTPLVIGYSIFVFWTFRGKVKLTDMSY
- a CDS encoding cytochrome ubiquinol oxidase subunit I codes for the protein MPSVEILSRIQFAFTIAFHYIYPPLSIGLGLCLVIMEGLYLKTGKLLYKEITKFWIKIFALIFGIGVATGIVMEFEFGTNWATYSHYVGDIFGSALAAEGIFAFAMESAFLGVLLFGWDRVHKAVHYFSTIMVAIGSALSALWIVIANSWQQTPAGYRIEGHALGARAVVTDFWEMVYNPSSIDRYAHVIIGSFLAGSFLVMSVAAWYILKKRFEAHAQAMFKVGLSVAVIAALMQLFTGHRSAHYVSKYQPAKLAAMEGHYDSLSVADMYIVGWVNNKTETTTGIKIPGGLSFLTHGSFSAPVEGLRATPPQDRPGAVNFVFQTYHIMISIGVTLIGLTLLALLLLWKKKLFEQRWLMIIFTWAVLLPQIANQMGWYAAEVGRQPWVVYKLLRTSDALSRKVTADQVMFSLILFTLVYVLLFALFLYLLNRKIQHGPDISGSKRDDDHDQYYPNNLENLPA
- a CDS encoding ATP-binding protein produces the protein MSTLFNSDSKESGFRLQYLEIYNWGTFHNKIYRLNTNGQTSLLTGANGSGKTTLIDALLTLLVPAGKRFYNQSSGTDQRKDRGEESYFWGYYGKTFSEDSLQSKTEQLRNKDSNPYSVLLAYFYNAATMHQITLAQVRWYSGELKRQFIVSPHKLNINDHFGSGRFDMKGDWKKKLRLEYPKTEITDSFKEYASLFSNIFGLRSEKALSLFNQTVGIKVLGDLNTFIRSQMLEETDAEGEFLKLRENYDSLLSSHRAIQKDETQLKMLEPIISNKTAWQELQDRNRELQMLQDLLPAWFNKQEKDILENELEQLQKVQTKTASILTGINEHLQTLNLRKDELIAQKANNSVDEQLRSIEKSIHYEQKALEAKRNKMEEYNMLADKLELAPNPDEQQFHENIYGAEVLKGAHDKQLETLQEEMFHYKSSLTAERTQATRLEEEIDSFLNRKSNIPYELVRIRQQLADMLDVQEDDLPFAGELIRVKDSESHWENAIEKVLHNFGLRLLVPEEYIMDINRYINSNNLQTRLVYHKVEDESYTMLRMPTEKTSLLQKIEIKPGTIFKEWLENQLLDQFDYTCTDDMAVFNKSRKAVTSNGLTRQATRHEKDDRPNRSQQNSYVLGWNNKNKLRLLKAEQDECNSNIESLQHSISQLEDSRKAISTANTLMNAFLSLRNYSEINWQTHAGVIESFTREKAQLLKTSDKYQVICDQLDESIAHIQEKEKEKERALQEKGRIDDKAAEKLRHFNQLKVNKLDDISLQYVLEYLSDLSLTEPAETTAELAAYRKRADDNLKATLHDAMRQAAEKEAEITRQLSAFVMPSKAIHDAYPEWLGDVSDLQPHVKYLEEFTSLYENIKYQRLIEHKERFRKYMDTSMLNAITNYRAWIYGQEDLIREVMDDLNEPLRNITFNKNPDTYLQLECRHVKDVEIRNFKEKLSNAVPDSFKYHLEKDQVYGEQLFENIKVLITELQQNEAWRRKVTDVRNWLDFGAKEYYIADNKAFKYYEDTASLSGGEKAQFTYTILGAAIAYQFGINEANRQHRSLRFITVDEAFSKLDPEKSHYLMEYCGQLNLQLLVVTPLDKLNIAEPYIHACHFVANKNKRDSVVYNFTMEEYREKKKDFAITTATAD
- a CDS encoding DUF4194 domain-containing protein — its product is MANNNISPFAHVFLKLMQGPVYEEDKAYWKDLLGWQTELSKYLNQVGLQLIINESDGFARILQPEADDSSGDKPLPRLMRKTRLTYEATLLCIVLREALDEFDIQGNGTRLFMTQKEIKERLTLFFKERNNKSKLLKDLNKPIISLLNIGILKATREDAANKELHQYEVKRVIKALVNNEKLEEIKSKLKLHVNPVQQ
- a CDS encoding DUF3375 domain-containing protein; translated protein: MTYDQLCNLYAQSVTLKILRARSAPMMLSFFHQTFKEKNHTTVPNVELVTRLSDYLVITGYRATDDEIDATGLLDNEDERARKYIEQWSNKGFLRKYPDDDGNDIHELSSDMEKVMHWVSTLQKREFVGTESRFKDIFSKLKELVDQSNKDPKQRIQELERKKFEIEQEIKSITLSGRVQVFDDTQIKERCYDVNRMSRELLSDFKEVEQNFEQITQEIYRKQSERDIAKGTLLAYTLDSFEALRQKDQGKSFYSFWQFLMDENKQEEMRTLIEQLYALLEDRNIEYKNDRFLKKLKQFLHASGKKVIDANKKLSDKLSRVLSEKNLTDHRKAMELINDIRQLAFQTLDNIPGEEFYIEIESDPEIDMLDRWEMAEDKKTHPDVEFPDGLGGDDFSASDLDALFNHFNIDRTLLEDRINTQLQNKKQVSLKELVDIYGAEKGLTELITYFSIASQSSSHIILETPDPVSLGERIINMPMVLFTNSQN